Proteins co-encoded in one Carassius gibelio isolate Cgi1373 ecotype wild population from Czech Republic chromosome A15, carGib1.2-hapl.c, whole genome shotgun sequence genomic window:
- the LOC128029472 gene encoding apolipoprotein A-IV — protein MNMQFVALALALTATTAFPLNDEISRDTWSLQRDNQAIDKKHLAKDLNGVWKNHVVSNDLYSQDSYNPMAAELSRKLSMESERLRARLKQELAELRQRLSPYPSHPKHTMANVKEFLSPFTKQLQTALQSNTQDLCENLNLNLQDLNPEEATLYQEAVQRIMLALEVSHQKRTAAFEDFKTKAFEAVEEERDSSGKDLWEEVTARLGQEVCTFSLEVQGQVAALKIALAGHLASTQPPRDVMASKVEQFCQNSSARNQQFISNLDQQMTALQENQSHGESAGFHQTNIESIQEDFSTRLTALLQDIVHTLN, from the exons atgaatatgcagTTTGTTGCATTGGCTTTGGCTTTAACTGCTACAACAG CATTTCCACTCAATGATGAGATCAGTCGAGACACATGGAGTTTACAGAGAGACAATCAGGCCATTGACAAGAAACATTTAGCAAAAGACTTAAA TGGTGTGTGGAAGAACCATGTTGTGAGCAATGACCTTTACTCCCAAGACTCTTACAACCCCATGGCAGCTGAACTGAGTCGCAAACTGAGTATGGAGTCTGAGCGCCTGAGGGCTCGTCTCAAGCAGGAGCTTGCTGAACTGAGGCAGAGACTCTCTCCTTACCCCAGCCACCCGAAACACACTATGGCCAATGTCAAGGAGTTCCTGTCCCCCTTCACTAAGCAGCTCCAGACGGCTCTCCAATCCAACACTCAGGACCTCTGTGAGAATCTCAATCTGAACCTCCAGGACCTGAACCCAGAGGAAGCCACACTCTACCAGGAGGCAGTGCAGAGGATAATGCTAGCTTTGGAGGTAAGCCACCAGAAGAGGACAGCAGCCTTTGAGGACtttaaaacaaaagcatttgAGGCTGTAGAGGAGGAACGAGACAGTAGTGGAAAGGATCTTTGGGAGGAAGTTACCGCCAGGCTGGGACAGGAAGTGTGTACCTTCAGTTTAGAGGTACAAGGTCAGGTCGCGGCACTCAAGATAGCTTTGGCAGGCCATCTGGCCTCGACACAGCCTCCAAGGGATGTGATGGCTTCAAAAGTGGAACAGTTCTGCCAGAATTCCTCAGCTCGGAATCAACAGTTTATTTCCAACTTAGACCAACAGATGACTGCCCTGCAAGAAAACCAGAGTCATGGTGAGTCAGCTGGTTTCCATCAGACAAACATAGAGTCCATACAGGAGGATTTCTCAACTAGACTCACAGCCCTATTACAAGACATCGTTCACACTCTAAATTAA